The nucleotide window AGCCGTTGAATGAATTGCGGAAGAGCGTCGAGCGCAGCCTTCGCAATGTCCGTGCGGAAATCATCAATTCCGACACGGGCGGACAACAGGTCCCATATCAAAATGGACCGAACATTTTTGTCGGCGGAAACCGGCTTAGCCGCGGCGTCCGGATCGACAACCTCATGGTCACCTATTACGGACGAGATGCAAAGGTCAAGCTGATGGATACAGTGCACCAGCATGCTCGAATGTTTGGCTATCGCGAAAAACTCCGGGCGACCACCCGGTTATTTTCGACGCGGACAATCTTGGATTCCTTTAAAATTATTCATGACGCGGACGAGGGCTTGCGCGAGGCGATTGGCCAGGACCCGACCAACATGGAACTCAAGCCGGTCTGGATCGGTCCTAAGCTGAAGCCGACCCGCGCCAACGTCTTAAACCCTTTTGACTTGGGGGTGGTTTTGCCTGGGCGAAACATTTATCCCTGGTGCCCAAAATACAAGGTCGCAGACGTAAACTCCCTCACCAAGGAGCTTGATAGCCTTCTTAAGGGATATGAAGAAAAAAAGTACCACGATGTACCCGTGAGCTTTCTCGCCAAACTCCTTGCCTTGACTCCCGGGGAGGAACGGGACGGTTGGATTTGGACCGCTGGACGTGTCCGGGAAATCCTACGCGCGTTAGAGGGGTCCAAGATTGGCATCAACCGCGGGCTGCTACATATCTCAACAAGAAAGGGCGCTGGTCACGAAGTCGAAAGGAAGATAGAAACCCCTACGGATACCGCCGACGGCAAAGACCTCGCACAAGCAAAAAAACTGTATAAGCAGGCTGTACCCATTCTCTTTCTTCGCAAGCAAAGAGGAGCAAAGGATCCTGATAAATGGGATGATTGCCCATTTTATGCTCCAACGCTTGCATTGCCCCGGGTGAAGTTCGCGTTCATGTTCAGCAACGTATAGGTACCACCACCGAGTGGCAAGGGCGGATGGCTGCACAGCTTCGTGTACACACTGAGCACCGGGCTGTGCAGTCCCCCCAAGAGCATAGACGGATAGTGGCTGTTTTGAGGTAGAGGGCTGGTGCAGAGGGGTGGAGGAGGGCCGCGGACGGGTGACACGAGGGCTGTGCGCCGGGTAGTTGGAGACGGGGCACGGCGAACTCTTACAAAGCATTCGCGAGCATGTGGTGTGTGCATCACTCCGATTTGTCCAGACGTACGTATTCTGCGAGATGTGCCATTCTCCACCACATGACCGTTTCGAGTGAAAAGGACCAGTGAGGACTCCCACGGTTTCATGAGAGAGACGCGGGGCGCAGAGGAGCCAGCAACGTGACCATCCGATTCGTGCATCCGACGCCAAACGGCAACGCGGGGCAGCACCTTGAGGCCCTATTGGGTAGGGGCACCTCCTCTGCTCAGCTCGTTTTCTGCTACTTCCGAAACGCCGGTCGCGCACTCCTTGAGCAACATGCGCAACTGCTATCCCAGCGCGACAGCTTCGTGGTCGTGAGCTGCGATGGGGCCACTGACCTCGACGCCGTGGAGGAGCTACATCGGTGCATTCCCGGCCACGTGTACATCCATCTCGGATGGGCAACGCCGGAAGAGAAGGGCGGCGGCAGCGCCCTCATGCACTCCAAGATGTGCTTCGTGAAGGGAACGAGCGGGTATCATGGCTTGTGGGTGGGCAGCCACAACCTCACAGCCAACGCGCTCGCTGGTGCGAACCTCGAGGCAGCGCTGGTGTACGAGTCCAACAATGCGGAACCGGTATTCGCGGATGCATCGACGCACCTCGCCTTTTGCCGCAACTCCGCAGAGAGCTTCGACCCGAGGAGGCTGGATTTCTACCGTTCGCTTCAGGCAGGCGGAACCGAGCCGATCGGCATCCGAGGGTCCATCCTCTGCATCCACGCAGAGGATCACGCCGCGCTCACGCTTCCTGCAGTCGTGCACATCCGCCTGGAAACGGCGGAATTCGACGACGTCACGAAGACGGACATGCCAGTCCACTTCTTCGTTCATCCGCGCGGCGCGCTCGGCTTCAACGCAGCCATTACGCCAGCCACGCGAATGTTCGCTGGCACCGTCATTGAGGAGAACAGGACAGAGTTCCATCCGAACGGCGGCTCAGCGTCAGTGCTCCCCCATGCGACGCACTGGCTTGAGCTTCGCAGGGTTCCCGAGCTTATTGCCGTGGGTGTTGGGACGTCCGCCCCCGTGAGCCAGGCGGCTGTCCGTCTCCATGAAGAACTCGACCCTCAGCAGTTCCTCTACTCGGTAAAGCAGCAGAGGATTGAGGCCGAGCCCGTGGCGTTTGAGGGGGCAGGACAGGCGCGTGGCGAGGCACTTCCAGCCGAAATGCGGCGGCTCTTCACGCAAGACTCGGTGGAGGACTCGCGCCTCTTATTCACGCCACGTCAGCACGTCATGGAGCGAGCGCGCGTGAACGTGCTGGCAGGAACACCGGTGCCCGAACGCTTTGCGACTCGACTTGAGCAACCCCAGGGTTTCGAGCTGCCGCGCAGGAGGGAAGCGCGGCGTCGTGAGCGGCGCGCAGTGCAGGTCGAAATCGTGCGGATGGCCCCGCGCGCGAAGATTGGCTCCTACTTCTTTCGCAGCCGGTTCCGCTTGAGAGCCGACGACGACATGATCGAGTAGCAGGCCCTCTGCCCCTTGAGCCTGCCCCGGTTTAGTAGCTCTCCCGCACTTCGTGTGGATTACGCAGCGAGAAGCACCGTATCTGTTCGCCGTGCCCCGTCGTGACGTGAGGCGTGCGGCGTGACACCACCAGGGCTCCCCACGAGGAGGAGACCATGGAGAAGGAGTTGGAGCAGTTCCGGCAAGAGGTGGAGCGACTGAGGGCCGGGCGGCAGAAAGGCTCGTTGCCCTACCCGGAAGTGCTGAGAGCGTTCGCGGTGCGCTACGTGGCGCACGTGCAGGAGGCGGGCGGGACGTTTGAGGCCGCAGCCACGGCGCTGGGGGTGTCGAAGCCGACGCTACAAGCGTGGAGAAAGGGCAAGCCCGCAGCACATCGTCGAGCCAGGGCGGGTGCAGAGGGACATGGGCTGGTACCGGTGGTGGTGTCCGAGCCGAAGAAGCGGGGACGGCCGACGCAGGCGCAGACAGCCGTGGGGCAGGCAGGGAGCTTGACGGTGGTGGCGCCCAGAGGCTTTCGGGTGGAGGGGTTGAGCCTGGAGGCGGCAGCGCAGTTGCTGCGGAAGCTGGGATGCTGACGCTCACTCGAGCGGTGCGAGTGTTCGCCTATGCCGCGGCGGTGGACATGCGCAAGGGGTTCGATGGGCTGGGGGCCCTGGTAGAGCAGCACCTGGGCGGGCAGCTGCTCCAGGGAGATGTGTTCCTGTTCGTGGGCCGAAGCCGACGCCGGGCCAAGGTGCTCTACTTCGATGGGACGGGGCTGGTGCTGCTCACCAAGCGCTTGTTTCAAGGCCGCTTCGCCCGGCCCTGGCCCGAGAAGGGCGAAGCCTCGGTGGAGTTGACGGTGGCCGAGCTGTCGCTGTTCCTGGAGGGCTGCGAGCTGGCAGGACGCTGGAAGCTGTCGCCTCCTGCCTTCGAGGAAAAAACCCTGGCGGTGGGCCGCACGCCGTAGCACCTGTAGAGTAGGATGGTGCCGATTGATGAATT belongs to Stigmatella erecta and includes:
- the tnpB gene encoding IS66 family insertion sequence element accessory protein TnpB (TnpB, as the term is used for proteins encoded by IS66 family insertion elements, is considered an accessory protein, since TnpC, encoded by a neighboring gene, is a DDE family transposase.); amino-acid sequence: MLTLTRAVRVFAYAAAVDMRKGFDGLGALVEQHLGGQLLQGDVFLFVGRSRRRAKVLYFDGTGLVLLTKRLFQGRFARPWPEKGEASVELTVAELSLFLEGCELAGRWKLSPPAFEEKTLAVGRTP